In Labilibaculum sp. DW002, one DNA window encodes the following:
- a CDS encoding DUF4382 domain-containing protein — translation MSFLKPLSTIALVIMAFIFIQCSDDNVKLTTPVKIRLTDAPAQYDKVNIDIQSIQFHSSNDDTDENGWQEMDLLNAGVYDLLQFNNGLDTLLVDQELPSGTVSQMRLILGDNNSVVVDGVSYDLDTPSAQTSGLKFQIHDDFIAGIEYKLWVDFDAARSIVKTGNGKFKLKPVIRTFNEATSGSISGLISPAEAMPTIHAVIGLDTVSTIAEENGKFLIKGLNAGTYKLSIEPIEAYEKKEVEDIAVTIGEITDAGTISIEATVQNN, via the coding sequence ATGAGCTTTCTAAAACCACTAAGTACAATTGCACTAGTTATTATGGCATTTATTTTTATCCAATGCTCCGATGATAATGTAAAACTAACTACACCCGTTAAAATTCGATTAACAGATGCTCCAGCACAATACGATAAAGTCAACATTGACATCCAGTCCATTCAGTTTCATTCTTCGAATGATGATACAGATGAAAATGGATGGCAAGAAATGGATCTATTAAATGCAGGTGTTTACGACTTGTTGCAATTCAATAATGGTTTGGATACTCTTTTAGTTGATCAGGAGCTACCCAGCGGAACCGTTTCACAAATGAGACTAATTCTGGGTGATAATAATTCCGTTGTTGTCGATGGCGTTTCTTATGATTTAGATACTCCTTCAGCTCAAACATCTGGTCTTAAATTTCAAATTCATGATGACTTCATAGCAGGAATTGAATACAAATTATGGGTCGACTTTGATGCTGCCAGATCAATCGTTAAAACTGGAAATGGTAAATTTAAGTTGAAGCCAGTCATTAGAACTTTTAATGAAGCAACATCAGGTTCTATTTCTGGGCTGATATCTCCAGCAGAAGCAATGCCAACAATTCATGCGGTAATTGGTTTGGATACAGTTTCAACTATTGCTGAAGAAAATGGCAAGTTCCTGATTAAGGGATTAAATGCTGGAACTTATAAGCTATCCATCGAGCCAATTGAAGCTTACGAGAAAAAAGAAGTTGAAGATATTGCTGTTACCATAGGAGAGATAACAGATGCTGGTACAATTTCAATTGAAGCTACCGTACAAAACAATTAA
- a CDS encoding peroxiredoxin, whose translation MDEKIVRPPSPMPRIGDKAPEFRAVTTQGDIHFPNDYRGRWAILFSHPADFTPVCTSEFMTFASREEQYREANCELVGLSVDGLYSHIAWLRTIKEKIEYRGMKDVEVNFPLIEDITMEVAHKYGMIQPGEDSTKAVRAVFFIDPHGIIRTIIYYPLSLGRNFDEIYRVLIALQTADKFSVATPADWNPGDEVIVPPAGSCGVAKDRMENTDEDVHCYDWFFCTKKIGKEEVLDAILKKEEHFH comes from the coding sequence ATGGATGAAAAAATTGTAAGACCACCTAGTCCAATGCCGAGAATTGGAGATAAGGCTCCTGAATTTAGAGCTGTTACCACACAAGGCGATATTCACTTTCCGAATGATTACAGAGGCCGTTGGGCAATTTTGTTTAGCCACCCAGCTGATTTTACGCCTGTGTGTACATCTGAGTTTATGACCTTTGCAAGCAGAGAAGAACAATATCGAGAAGCCAACTGCGAACTGGTAGGTTTATCTGTTGATGGATTGTATAGTCATATTGCATGGCTTCGTACCATCAAAGAAAAAATCGAATACCGAGGAATGAAAGATGTAGAAGTCAATTTTCCATTAATTGAAGACATTACAATGGAGGTTGCTCATAAATACGGCATGATTCAACCTGGAGAAGACAGTACGAAAGCTGTAAGAGCAGTGTTTTTCATCGATCCTCATGGAATCATTCGTACCATTATTTATTATCCATTAAGTCTTGGTCGTAATTTTGATGAAATCTACCGTGTATTAATAGCACTGCAAACTGCTGATAAATTTTCAGTTGCTACTCCGGCCGATTGGAATCCAGGCGATGAAGTAATTGTACCTCCTGCTGGATCTTGTGGAGTAGCTAAAGACCGCATGGAAAATACAGATGAAGATGTACATTGCTACGATTGGTTCTTCTGCACTAAAAAAATAGGCAAAGAAGAAGTTCTAGATGCCATTCTAAAAAAAGAAGAACACTTTCACTAA
- a CDS encoding TlpA family protein disulfide reductase — MKNNLIVLFCVGFCLLFSLQVNAQKYHIDIELIGSTDSTAYLAHYFDGRIFADDTTQLVNGKGSFVKQKQLDEGIYVIYLPSQKYFDLLIGKDQEFSISADPKNFIESIKITGADESIAFHDFQQFMKKQNTNSKKIQEAYKANKDNPSEKEKYQAAFKKADNEVRSYIKQLHVDYAADFFVSKFAQFTLSPKIPDFSKDVAESVTDRDQVIRKKSYLYNKNHYFDYVDFADERFLRTPILKNKLEFFFEKILVQSPDTIVKESSLLIEKARSNEDFFQYLVQYTLNYAVKSKIMGMDAAFVNLAKKYYLSGQANWADSTLLANIREKVIKLQFNLIGMKAQDLTMETPEGEFVRLHEVEAPYTILYFWEPDCGHCKTITPRLKSEILDKYKQKGVEVFAVCTQNQKEEWENFIAEKELFDFINCYDPHHQTNFRVYYDVFSTPIIYLLDKDKKILAKRLDVDTLKTFLENELKNTK; from the coding sequence ATGAAGAATAATTTAATAGTCCTTTTTTGTGTAGGCTTTTGCTTGCTATTCTCCTTACAGGTTAATGCTCAAAAATATCATATCGATATAGAATTAATTGGAAGCACGGATAGTACAGCATATTTAGCTCACTATTTCGATGGCAGAATATTTGCTGATGACACAACTCAATTAGTTAATGGGAAAGGTTCGTTCGTAAAACAAAAGCAATTGGATGAGGGTATCTACGTGATCTATCTACCATCTCAAAAATATTTTGATTTGTTAATTGGGAAAGATCAGGAATTCTCAATTAGTGCAGATCCAAAAAATTTTATTGAGAGCATAAAAATAACAGGAGCTGATGAAAGTATCGCTTTTCATGACTTTCAACAATTCATGAAAAAACAGAATACAAATTCAAAAAAGATACAAGAAGCATACAAGGCGAATAAAGATAATCCTTCTGAAAAAGAAAAGTACCAAGCAGCCTTTAAGAAAGCAGATAATGAAGTTAGATCCTATATAAAACAACTTCATGTCGATTATGCTGCTGATTTTTTCGTTTCTAAGTTTGCCCAATTTACGCTATCTCCTAAAATTCCTGATTTTTCAAAAGATGTTGCAGAATCAGTTACCGATAGAGATCAAGTAATTAGAAAGAAATCCTACTTATACAATAAGAACCATTACTTCGATTATGTCGATTTCGCGGATGAACGTTTTCTAAGAACACCTATTCTTAAAAATAAATTGGAGTTCTTCTTCGAAAAAATATTGGTTCAAAGTCCTGATACGATTGTAAAGGAATCGAGCTTGCTAATTGAAAAAGCCAGATCGAATGAAGATTTCTTTCAATATTTGGTTCAATACACTTTAAATTATGCGGTAAAAAGTAAAATCATGGGTATGGATGCTGCCTTTGTAAATTTAGCCAAGAAATATTACCTAAGTGGGCAAGCAAATTGGGCCGATTCAACTCTATTAGCAAACATCAGAGAAAAAGTGATCAAACTTCAGTTTAATCTTATTGGCATGAAAGCTCAAGATTTGACAATGGAAACTCCAGAAGGTGAATTTGTGCGCTTACATGAAGTTGAAGCACCCTATACGATATTGTATTTTTGGGAGCCAGACTGCGGTCATTGCAAAACAATCACCCCTCGCTTAAAAAGTGAAATCCTAGATAAATACAAACAGAAAGGTGTTGAAGTTTTTGCTGTTTGCACCCAAAATCAAAAAGAAGAATGGGAAAACTTTATAGCTGAGAAAGAATTGTTTGATTTTATTAATTGCTATGACCCACATCATCAAACAAACTTTAGAGTTTATTACGATGTTTTTAGTACACCCATAATATATTTACTCGATAAGGATAAAAAAATATTAGCCAAACGGCTTGATGTCGATACCCTAAAGACATTTCTCGAAAACGAGCTAAAAAATACTAAATAA
- the asnB gene encoding asparagine synthase B — protein MCGFVGVFDLKVDAQELRPQILEMSKKIRHRGPDWSGIFCDEKAILSHERLSIVDPQSGGQPLYSKDGNLALAVNGEIYNHMDIRNQMNGSYEFLTKSDCEVILALYDKKGIDFIDDLNGIFAFALYDKKNDCYLIGRDHMGIIPLYQGWDKHGNYYVASELKALEGYCNKIEEFLPGKFLYSKDGVVKEWYQRDWMDFDNIKDNKTDMAELRKGLEDAVHRQLMSDVPYGVLLSGGLDSSVISAIAKTYAGKRIESGDEKDAWYPQLHSFAIGLEGSPDLAASRKVADFIDTIHHEVTFTVQEGLDAIKDVIYHLETYDVTTVRASTPMYLMARVIKSMGIKMVLSGEGADEMFGGYLYFHKAPNAKEFHNECLRKLDKLHQYDCLRSNKSMASWGVESRVPFLDKEFLDIAMRINPDDKMCSNGRMEKWVLRKAFEDYLPEEVAWRQKEQFSDGVGYNWIDTLKEIADKEISDEQLKNASYRFPVNPPMSKEEFYYRSIFAEQFPSETAASCVPSVPSIACSSPVAIAWDASFQNNADPSGRAVNAVHNDAYKEKTESK, from the coding sequence ATGTGTGGATTTGTAGGAGTTTTTGATTTGAAGGTGGACGCTCAAGAGTTACGCCCTCAAATACTCGAAATGTCTAAAAAAATTCGTCACAGAGGTCCAGATTGGTCTGGTATATTTTGTGATGAAAAAGCGATATTGTCTCATGAGAGACTATCGATTGTAGATCCTCAGTCAGGAGGACAACCACTTTATAGCAAAGATGGTAATTTGGCCCTGGCTGTTAATGGAGAAATCTATAATCATATGGATATTCGAAATCAGATGAACGGATCCTATGAGTTCTTGACAAAATCTGACTGTGAAGTTATCCTTGCCCTATACGACAAGAAAGGAATCGATTTTATCGATGACCTGAATGGAATATTCGCTTTTGCGCTATACGACAAAAAGAATGATTGTTACCTAATTGGTCGTGACCACATGGGAATTATTCCTTTGTATCAAGGTTGGGATAAACATGGTAACTATTACGTAGCCTCAGAATTAAAAGCCTTAGAAGGATATTGCAACAAAATAGAAGAATTCTTACCTGGTAAATTCTTGTACAGCAAAGATGGTGTTGTTAAAGAATGGTACCAACGTGATTGGATGGATTTCGATAACATTAAGGACAATAAAACGGATATGGCTGAACTTCGAAAAGGTTTGGAAGATGCTGTACACCGTCAGTTAATGTCTGATGTACCTTATGGAGTATTACTTTCAGGAGGTTTAGATTCTTCCGTAATTTCGGCTATTGCAAAAACATATGCTGGTAAACGTATTGAGTCGGGCGATGAAAAAGATGCATGGTATCCTCAATTGCACTCTTTTGCAATTGGTTTGGAAGGTTCTCCAGATTTAGCTGCTTCTCGCAAGGTTGCTGATTTTATCGATACCATTCACCACGAAGTAACCTTTACGGTTCAGGAAGGTTTGGATGCAATTAAGGATGTAATTTACCACTTGGAAACATATGATGTTACCACAGTTCGTGCTTCTACACCAATGTATTTAATGGCAAGAGTTATTAAATCGATGGGAATTAAGATGGTACTTTCTGGTGAAGGTGCCGACGAAATGTTTGGTGGTTATCTTTATTTCCATAAAGCCCCAAATGCGAAGGAATTTCATAACGAATGTTTACGTAAATTAGATAAACTTCACCAGTACGATTGCCTACGTTCTAACAAATCGATGGCTTCGTGGGGAGTTGAAAGTCGCGTTCCATTTTTAGATAAAGAATTCTTGGATATTGCCATGCGCATTAACCCAGATGACAAAATGTGTTCGAATGGTAGAATGGAAAAATGGGTGCTTCGTAAAGCATTCGAAGACTATTTGCCAGAAGAAGTAGCTTGGAGACAAAAGGAACAATTTTCTGATGGTGTTGGTTACAATTGGATTGACACTTTGAAAGAAATTGCTGATAAAGAAATTTCTGACGAGCAATTGAAAAACGCAAGTTACCGATTCCCAGTAAATCCTCCGATGTCAAAAGAGGAATTTTACTATAGATCTATATTTGCTGAACAATTCCCTTCAGAGACTGCTGCATCTTGTGTACCGTCGGTACCATCAATAGCATGTAGTTCTCCTGTTGCAATTGCCTGGGATGCTTCATTCCAAAACAATGCTGATCCGTCAGGAAGAGCTGTTAATGCGGTTCATAATGATGCGTACAAAGAAAAGACCGAAAGCAAGTAA
- the rlmF gene encoding 23S rRNA (adenine(1618)-N(6))-methyltransferase RlmF has translation MLDKKRKHPEVKSRLHQRNKNRSRYDFKQLVETCPELKPFVILNKYEDESIDFANPDAIKMLNKALLIHFYGLETWNIPEGYLCPPIPGRADYIHHIADLLCQNNYGKIPRGANFTCLDIGVGANCIYPIIGNNEYGWSFIGSEIDPVALKSAEEIVNSNPSLKGNVQCVMQENPKDFFYGVIPKDGLVDLSICNPPFHASAEAAMEGTMRKTRNLAKEKVSKPSLNFAGQSNELWCEGGEARFVRNMVNQSRKFAKSCFWFSSLISKESNLKNIYQALNEANAVKIETLPMGQGNKTSRVVAWTFLTKPEQQKWKSTRWNVKPKKKE, from the coding sequence ATGCTAGATAAGAAGAGAAAACATCCTGAAGTAAAGTCGAGATTACACCAAAGAAATAAAAACCGATCACGATACGATTTTAAACAGTTGGTTGAAACCTGTCCTGAATTAAAACCTTTTGTAATCTTAAACAAGTATGAGGATGAATCGATTGATTTTGCAAATCCTGATGCTATTAAGATGCTAAACAAAGCACTTTTAATACATTTCTATGGATTGGAAACATGGAATATTCCTGAAGGCTATCTTTGTCCTCCAATACCAGGTAGAGCAGACTATATTCATCACATTGCTGATTTGTTATGCCAAAACAATTACGGAAAAATACCAAGAGGTGCTAATTTTACTTGTTTAGACATTGGTGTTGGTGCAAACTGTATTTACCCAATTATTGGTAACAATGAATATGGATGGTCTTTTATTGGTTCAGAAATTGATCCTGTTGCCTTAAAATCAGCAGAAGAGATTGTCAATTCAAATCCAAGTCTAAAAGGAAATGTTCAGTGCGTTATGCAGGAAAATCCTAAAGACTTTTTTTACGGTGTAATTCCAAAAGATGGACTTGTAGATTTATCAATTTGCAATCCTCCGTTTCATGCTTCGGCTGAAGCTGCAATGGAAGGAACAATGCGAAAAACAAGAAACTTGGCCAAAGAAAAAGTAAGCAAACCTAGCTTAAATTTTGCTGGTCAGAGTAATGAATTATGGTGCGAAGGTGGTGAAGCCAGATTTGTTAGAAACATGGTTAATCAAAGCAGAAAGTTTGCAAAATCATGTTTTTGGTTCTCAAGTTTAATTTCAAAAGAATCGAATCTTAAAAACATATATCAAGCACTAAATGAAGCAAATGCTGTAAAAATAGAAACTCTTCCTATGGGACAAGGCAATAAAACAAGTAGAGTTGTTGCTTGGACATTCCTTACGAAACCAGAACAGCAAAAATGGAAAAGCACAAGGTGGAATGTGAAGCCCAAGAAAAAGGAATAA
- a CDS encoding glycoside hydrolase family 130 protein: protein MTSKANMPWEDRPEGCTDVMWRYSQNPVIGRYDIPTSNSIFNSAVVPFEDGFAGVFRCDNKAVQMNIFAGFSKDGINWEINHEPIEMEAGNTEMIESDYKYDPRVCWIEDRYWITWCNGYHGPTIGIAYTYDFKTFHQCENAFLPFNRNGVLFPEKIDGKYAMLSRPSDNGHTPFGDIYISYSPDMKYWGEHRCAMKVTPFEDSAWQCTKIGAGSVPIRTKDGWLMFYHGVINTCNGFRYSMGAALLDLENPDKVLFRTKPYLLAPAAPYELMGDVPNVVFPCAALTEGNKVAVYYGAADTVVGMSFAYIDELIDFIKNNSL, encoded by the coding sequence ATGACTAGTAAAGCAAATATGCCTTGGGAAGATAGGCCGGAAGGATGTACGGATGTAATGTGGAGATATTCTCAAAATCCTGTAATCGGAAGGTATGATATACCGACTTCCAATAGTATTTTTAATAGTGCGGTAGTTCCTTTCGAAGATGGCTTTGCCGGAGTTTTTCGTTGCGATAACAAAGCGGTACAAATGAATATTTTTGCCGGTTTTAGTAAAGATGGAATCAATTGGGAAATCAATCATGAACCAATTGAGATGGAAGCGGGCAATACCGAGATGATCGAATCTGATTACAAATACGATCCTCGTGTTTGTTGGATTGAAGATCGTTATTGGATTACTTGGTGTAATGGATATCACGGACCAACTATTGGAATTGCTTATACTTACGATTTTAAAACTTTTCATCAGTGCGAAAATGCCTTTTTGCCTTTCAATCGTAATGGAGTATTATTCCCAGAAAAAATCGATGGTAAATATGCAATGCTAAGTCGTCCAAGCGATAATGGACACACACCTTTTGGCGATATTTACATCTCTTATAGTCCTGATATGAAATATTGGGGAGAGCACCGTTGCGCTATGAAAGTGACTCCTTTTGAAGACAGTGCTTGGCAGTGTACTAAAATTGGAGCAGGTTCGGTACCAATTCGCACCAAAGATGGTTGGTTAATGTTTTATCATGGTGTAATCAATACCTGTAATGGTTTCCGTTATTCAATGGGAGCAGCGCTTCTCGATCTTGAAAATCCCGATAAGGTATTGTTTCGTACAAAACCATATTTATTGGCTCCAGCAGCGCCTTACGAGCTAATGGGCGATGTGCCTAATGTTGTGTTTCCATGTGCTGCCTTAACCGAAGGAAATAAGGTTGCAGTATACTACGGAGCCGCAGATACAGTAGTTGGTATGAGCTTTGCTTACATCGATGAATTAATCGACTTTATAAAAAACAATTCATTATAA
- a CDS encoding sodium:solute symporter family protein: protein MNLSTLDLSIILGYIILTIFIGYFLSKKASKNLSNYFLGGNKIPWYMLGVSNASGMFDITGTMWTVTILFVYGLKSLWIPWLWPVWNQIFLMMFMAIWLRRSNVMTGAEWLKTRFGDGRGSQLSHLIVVLFAIISVIGFITYGFVGVGKFAQTFFPWDLHATVLGLTITSENMYAIIIMGLTTLYVVKGGMYSVVFTEILQFVIMAIACIMVGVIAISLVTPEQIAAAVPAGWADISFGWTLDLDWGNLIPAVNHKIDIDGYNMFSVLMMMMIFKGVLVSIAGPVPSYDMQRILSTETPKDAAKMSGIVSLVLFVPRYLMIAGLAALALVYLAPEFNKMGNNIDFEMVLPYALNNFVPDGAKGLLLAGLIAAFMSTFAANVNAGPAYIVNDIYKKFINPNASQKKYVRMSYLASFAVVIVGIFFGFFAESIDTVMKWLVGALFGGYTASNLLKWVWWRFNGYGYFYGMLAGLLASLVAPVVFPEVSPIYAFPFIFLFSFAVSIIGSLLTNPESDEVLIKFYESVRPWGFWKPVYLKLKAQKPEALPNNDFLKDMFNCTIGAGWQMMLPLIPIYFVIGKYTSLSWVIALFIITSIILYYTWYKKLEDYPADYTYCKKETEEN from the coding sequence ATGAACTTATCAACACTCGATCTATCCATAATTTTAGGATACATTATTTTAACCATTTTTATAGGTTATTTTCTATCAAAAAAAGCCTCTAAGAATCTTTCCAATTACTTTTTGGGAGGAAATAAAATACCATGGTACATGCTTGGAGTTTCCAACGCATCGGGTATGTTCGATATTACTGGAACAATGTGGACGGTTACCATTTTGTTTGTATATGGTTTAAAGTCATTATGGATTCCTTGGTTATGGCCCGTTTGGAATCAAATTTTCCTAATGATGTTCATGGCTATCTGGTTACGTCGTTCGAATGTGATGACAGGAGCCGAGTGGTTAAAAACTCGTTTTGGTGATGGTCGAGGATCACAACTTTCGCATTTAATCGTTGTATTATTTGCCATTATAAGTGTAATCGGTTTTATAACCTACGGATTTGTAGGGGTTGGTAAATTCGCACAAACATTTTTCCCTTGGGATTTGCATGCGACTGTTTTGGGTCTAACGATTACATCTGAAAATATGTACGCAATAATCATCATGGGTTTAACCACCTTATATGTTGTGAAAGGTGGAATGTATTCAGTAGTTTTTACAGAAATACTGCAGTTTGTGATTATGGCTATTGCCTGTATAATGGTTGGTGTAATTGCTATTTCCTTAGTTACACCAGAGCAAATTGCGGCTGCTGTACCTGCAGGATGGGCAGATATTTCTTTTGGTTGGACTCTTGATTTGGATTGGGGTAATCTAATACCTGCGGTAAATCACAAAATAGACATCGACGGATACAATATGTTCTCCGTTTTGATGATGATGATGATTTTTAAAGGTGTATTAGTGAGTATTGCTGGACCAGTTCCTAGTTACGATATGCAGCGTATACTTTCTACAGAAACACCTAAAGATGCGGCTAAAATGAGTGGAATCGTATCTTTAGTACTATTTGTTCCTCGCTATTTGATGATTGCAGGTTTAGCTGCTTTGGCTTTGGTTTATTTGGCTCCAGAGTTTAATAAAATGGGTAATAACATCGATTTTGAGATGGTCTTACCTTATGCTTTAAATAATTTCGTTCCCGATGGAGCTAAAGGTTTATTACTAGCAGGATTAATCGCGGCTTTCATGTCCACTTTTGCAGCAAATGTAAATGCCGGACCAGCTTATATCGTAAATGATATTTACAAGAAATTCATCAATCCAAATGCTTCTCAAAAGAAATATGTTCGAATGAGTTATCTCGCATCATTCGCAGTCGTAATTGTAGGAATATTCTTTGGCTTTTTTGCTGAAAGCATCGATACGGTAATGAAATGGTTGGTAGGAGCTTTATTTGGCGGATATACAGCATCAAACCTTTTAAAATGGGTATGGTGGAGATTCAATGGTTATGGATATTTTTATGGAATGCTAGCCGGTTTACTTGCTTCTTTGGTTGCACCTGTAGTGTTTCCCGAAGTCTCACCAATTTATGCTTTTCCATTTATTTTTCTATTCTCTTTTGCAGTTTCTATTATTGGTAGTTTACTAACCAATCCTGAATCCGATGAGGTATTAATTAAATTTTACGAAAGTGTTCGACCATGGGGATTTTGGAAGCCTGTCTACCTAAAGCTGAAAGCACAAAAGCCCGAAGCATTGCCAAATAATGATTTTTTAAAGGACATGTTCAATTGCACCATTGGAGCAGGATGGCAAATGATGTTGCCATTGATCCCAATCTATTTTGTAATTGGTAAATACACATCCCTTTCATGGGTAATTGCATTGTTTATTATTACGAGCATTATACTTTATTATACTTGGTACAAAAAGCTGGAAGATTATCCAGCAGATTATACCTATTGTAAAAAAGAAACAGAAGAAAATTAA
- a CDS encoding MFS transporter, translating into MSKTTKRLKHPATWIPTAYFAMGLPFIAIAQASVLMFKSFEISDSLIAFWTSLIMLPWTLKPLWSPILEMFKTKKHFVVATQLVTGITFVLVALSLPLDHFFTYSIALLAVVAFSGATHDIATDGVYLSVLSGKEQAKYIGWQGASYNLAKILTAGAFVYLAGILEERFGVLHAWMAVMLTYAAIMISLALYHIKMLPSGGNASSEVASLKEGFKTLWDVIKTFFQKKYIGWFIGFIILYRFTEGFAIKIAPLFFKAAIEEGGLGLSTSQIGIIYGVFGSAAFVLGSILAGYYISARGLKKSLFTLVCIFNVQFIIYALLAVYRPESVLLIGSAVVVEYFVYGFGFVGLMLFMMQQVAPGKYKMAHYAFATGIMNLGIMIPGMLSGFMSDWLGYKLFFICILVVIIPSLLAARFVPFVHSEESEADEDKI; encoded by the coding sequence ATGTCAAAAACTACTAAAAGACTAAAACACCCAGCTACTTGGATTCCGACAGCATATTTTGCAATGGGTTTACCTTTTATTGCTATCGCTCAAGCATCTGTACTAATGTTTAAGAGCTTCGAGATATCCGATTCGTTAATTGCATTTTGGACCTCACTGATCATGTTACCTTGGACATTAAAGCCACTATGGAGTCCTATATTAGAAATGTTTAAAACAAAAAAACATTTTGTTGTTGCAACTCAACTCGTAACAGGTATTACATTTGTTCTGGTCGCATTGTCCTTACCATTGGATCATTTCTTTACCTATTCTATTGCATTATTGGCTGTTGTAGCTTTTAGTGGTGCAACTCACGATATTGCCACCGATGGGGTTTACCTAAGTGTTTTATCAGGAAAAGAGCAAGCAAAATATATTGGATGGCAAGGTGCTTCGTATAATTTAGCAAAAATCTTAACTGCCGGTGCTTTTGTTTATTTAGCAGGAATTCTGGAAGAACGATTTGGTGTGCTGCATGCATGGATGGCTGTTATGCTAACCTATGCTGCAATCATGATTTCATTGGCTTTGTATCATATTAAAATGTTACCATCGGGAGGAAATGCAAGCAGTGAGGTAGCTTCCTTAAAGGAGGGATTTAAAACCTTATGGGATGTCATAAAAACCTTTTTTCAGAAAAAATATATTGGTTGGTTTATTGGCTTCATCATCTTATATCGATTTACCGAAGGCTTTGCTATTAAAATTGCTCCTTTGTTTTTTAAAGCAGCTATCGAAGAGGGTGGTTTGGGACTTAGTACTTCGCAAATAGGTATTATTTATGGTGTATTTGGTTCTGCAGCTTTTGTTCTAGGTTCAATATTAGCAGGTTATTATATTTCAGCCCGAGGATTAAAAAAATCTTTGTTCACTCTAGTTTGTATTTTTAACGTTCAATTTATAATTTACGCTCTATTAGCTGTTTACCGCCCAGAAAGCGTACTTCTAATTGGATCTGCAGTTGTGGTTGAATACTTTGTATATGGTTTTGGCTTTGTGGGTTTAATGTTGTTCATGATGCAACAAGTTGCTCCTGGTAAATATAAAATGGCTCATTATGCATTTGCTACAGGAATTATGAATCTAGGCATTATGATACCGGGAATGTTAAGTGGTTTTATGAGCGATTGGTTAGGCTATAAGTTGTTTTTTATATGCATACTTGTTGTTATAATTCCATCTTTATTAGCAGCAAGGTTTGTTCCTTTTGTTCATTCAGAAGAAAGTGAAGCAGATGAAGATAAAATCTAA